From a single Miscanthus floridulus cultivar M001 chromosome 8, ASM1932011v1, whole genome shotgun sequence genomic region:
- the LOC136472939 gene encoding methionine aminopeptidase 2B-like: MAAVDTATKEVEALHVGQNEETKADLIKESKTANSNGVVPAAQSSPPEDDDEAQADDPSQDGAPEAAKKKKKKNKSKKKKGPLQQTDPPSIPVDELFPSGEFPEGEIQQYKDDNLWRTTSEEKRELERLQKPMYNSVRRAAEVHRQVRKHMRSIIKPGMLMIDLCETLENMVRKLIKENGLQAGIAFPTGCSLNWVAAHWTPNSGDKTVLQYDDVMKLDFGTHIDGYIVDCAFTVAFNPMYDPLLQATRDATNTGIKEAGIDARLCDVGAAIQEVMESYEVEINGKVFQVKSIRNLNGHSIGPYQIHGGKSVPIVKGGEQTKMEEGEFYAIETFGSTGRGFVQEDLECSHYMKNFDVGHVPLRVAKAKQLLGTINNNFGTLAFCRRYLDRLGETKYLLALKNLCDSRIIQPYPPLCDVKGSYVSQFEHTILLRPTCKEVISRGDDY, from the exons ATGGCCGCGGTTGATACAGCTACCAAGGAGGTGGAGGCGTTGCATGTGGGACAAAATGAAGAAACCAAA GCAGATCTGATTAAAGAAAGCAAAACTGCAAACAGCAATGGTGTGGTTCCTGCAGCTCAGTCTTCACCACCGGAGGATGATGACGAAGCACAAGCTGATGATCCATCTCAAGATGGAGCACCAG AAGCtgcaaagaagaaaaagaagaaaaacaaatccAA AAAGAAGAAGGGTCCTCTTCAGCAGACAGATCCTCCGTCAATACCTGTTGACGAGCTTTTTCCTTCAGGAGAATTTCCTGAGGGTGAAATTCAGCAATATAAGGATGA TAATTTATGGAGAACAACTAGTGAGGAAAAGAGGGAGCTCGAACGACTGCAAAAGCCAATGTACAACTCTGTTCGCCGAGCAGCAGAAGTTCATAGACAG GTGCGGAAACATATGAGGAGCATTATTAAGCCTGGAATGTTAATGATTGATCTATGTGAAACACTGGAAAACATGGTCAGGAAACTTATCAAGGAGAATGGACTGCAAGCTGGCATTGCCTTTCCAACTGGATGCTCCTTGAATTG GGTCGCAGCTCACTGGACTCCGAATTCTGGTGACAAAACTGTGCTACAGTATGATGATGTGATGAAGCTGGATTTTGGAACACATATAGATG GGTACATTGTTGATTGTGCATTTACTGTTGCATTCAATCCAATGTATGATCCATTGCTTCAAGCAACAAGAGATGCCACAAATACAGGGATCAAG GAAGCTGGAATAGATGCACGGCTTTGTGATGTTGGTGCTGCAATCCAAGAAGTAATGGAATCATATGAGGTTGAAATCAATGGGAAAGTTTTCCaag TAAAAAGTATTCGGAACCTCAATGGACATAGCATTGGGCCATATCAGATCCATGGTGGAAAATCAGTTCCGATTGTGAAAGGTGGAGAACAAACAAAAATGGAAGAGGGGGAGTTTTATGCTATTGAAACTTTTGGGTCTACTG GAAGGGGATTTGTCCAGGAGGACTTGGAATGCAGCCATTACATGAAGAACTTTGACGTTGGACATGTGCCTTTGAGGGTAGCAAAGGCTAAACAACTACTTGGGACAATCAACAACAACTTTGGAACACTTGCATTTTGCCGCCGGTACTTGGACCGCCTTGGCGAGACGAAATATCTCCTGGCTCTGAAAAATCTTTGTGATAGTCGTATCATTCAG CCGTATCCTCCATTGTGCGACGTGAAAGGGAGCTATGTCTCGCAGTTTGAGCACACCATCTTACTCCGGCCAACCTGCAAAGAGGTCATATCCAGAGGCGACGACTACTGA